The Actinomadura sp. WMMB 499 genome includes a window with the following:
- a CDS encoding type I polyketide synthase — MRHSMDGQAIDGQATDGHGAENGAAHDPDDLIAVVGMAGRFPGAPDTDALWTLLSEGRDGIGPVPPDRWDAAARLDPEREIQAVGGFIDDVGAFDAGFFGVSPREAEVLDPQQRLLLEMGWRALEDAGQRASDLAGSRTGVYVGCSWHDYELMRIERGSRPTPHSLVGNALDVIAARLSYFLGLRGPSLTVETGCSSSLVALHLARQALRDGEVDSAIVGGANLMLDPHVTVGLTHFGALSPDGRCAAFSAGANGFVRGEGVAALYVKTLRRALEDGDRVHGVIVRTVVNNDGGGDSLVTPSGDGQEDLLRRAYLEGGVPYQALSYLEAHGTGTGRGDPIEATAIGRVLGSVRDGGPLPIGSIKTNIGHLEASAGLAGLFKVLLALRHRVVPPSLHSAELNPAIPFDDLNVRVVREPLPLPDSGPLYMGVNSFGWGGTNAHVVVRSAPAAATGEPATGEPATGAAVAGERVPAGLPPFLPLSATDEPVLAERAGLLADALPGTDADLRAAAGTLAHRRDHFPVRAAFTVTGPEELRAALRAVADGDGDGAAASGRAVARGRTAFVFPGQGSQWTEMARDLYRDSPLFADVVGRCAEALRPHVSWDPVAVLSGEAGDEWTGRIDMLQPVLWAMSLGLAELWRAAGVEPDVVLGHSQGEITAATFAGILPIEDAALVMARRSAIARRTSGRGRMLAVDLGRDAAVAALEGFEDSVSLAVHNGPSSCVLSGDGDSVLLLKELLEADGVYCRLVNVDYASHSPQMDPLREELLTALAPAAPRAGSIELMSTVRNGVLAGPEMDAAYWAENLRSPVLFADAMTGVLDAGVTHVVEVSPHPVLVPAVEQLTAGRPGPPAVLRTLRRGQGTCADFTEALAAAYVAGLEPFGALPAAAPVPVPGYPLRRDRHWTDERRRGSGAARGLEAEPAPAPGEPGRWHTALELSVADLPYLGDHRVYDAAVLPAAGMLTLLLNAARSRFGGRPRLLEDVGFREEIALGDTPVQVTVEWRDDLPGGGRLRLLSLPEGGSSWEVNATGYASGEPAAGTAGEPPAPSFPDWADEADAAPVDGFYRDCAERGLGYGTAFQSVRTLHLHPDGGEAVGEVRLDERLRAGARPHTWHPALWDGALQVALNLVGGDGAPVPTAVERVVLRADPGEAVTEVWSHAVRRADGLIDVELFDADRAPLMSVLGLRLTPLPGAGGGASDEERLHALRWVDVTETRGAASAAAPGRWVVCGGADGSAAELAKALTAAGADTVADAAVLGDAAAEVDAVVFAAPPAEAGPDEQRRGLTELAALAGACARRDAAPALAVVTTRAQAADPADLPDPGAALYWGFVRVLRQEHGELAPRLIDVNPADPAWATTCAAELLTDDGEDQVALRDGRTLGARLVRGSADEPADPPPWRTLPQPFEVETGAGTGRARCVPLDRRAPAVGEIEIEVTAFAPGGTGGGTLGGCAGRVVAVGPAAVGTDVATDVATDAGAFAPGDLVAACTASRPASHVTVRAEHARPVPAGLADADAAALAPGLATAWHALTDLGRLDAGESVLVHGAATGTGTAAVRLAGALGARVLATADGADEREHLRELGVEDVLDGGGRSWAARTRELTGGRGADVVVNAVPGAAVRLALEALADDGRLVHLGAPGDAGGAVPPPAAASPSPTRPGWPSAARGGWRGRCGSRGTCSPTAGSVPPPLAPARSPRRSTRGSTRGSTRGSTCRRRTVPDRSC; from the coding sequence GTGAGGCACAGCATGGACGGGCAGGCCATCGACGGGCAGGCCACCGACGGGCACGGCGCGGAGAACGGCGCGGCCCACGACCCCGACGACCTCATCGCCGTCGTCGGCATGGCGGGCAGGTTCCCCGGCGCACCGGACACCGACGCGCTGTGGACCCTGCTGTCGGAGGGGCGGGACGGGATCGGCCCCGTCCCTCCGGACCGCTGGGACGCCGCCGCCCGGCTCGACCCCGAACGGGAGATCCAGGCGGTCGGCGGGTTCATCGACGACGTCGGCGCGTTCGACGCCGGCTTCTTCGGCGTGTCGCCGCGCGAGGCGGAGGTGCTGGACCCCCAGCAGCGGCTGCTGCTGGAGATGGGCTGGCGGGCGCTGGAGGACGCCGGGCAGCGGGCCTCCGACCTGGCGGGTTCGCGGACCGGGGTGTACGTCGGCTGCTCGTGGCACGACTACGAGCTGATGCGCATCGAGCGCGGCTCCCGCCCGACCCCGCACAGCCTGGTCGGGAACGCGCTGGACGTGATCGCCGCGCGGCTCTCGTACTTCCTGGGGCTGCGCGGCCCCAGCCTCACCGTGGAGACCGGGTGCTCGTCGTCGCTGGTGGCGCTGCACCTGGCCCGGCAGGCGCTGCGGGACGGCGAGGTCGACTCGGCGATCGTCGGCGGCGCCAACCTGATGCTGGACCCGCACGTGACGGTGGGGCTGACGCACTTCGGGGCGCTGTCCCCGGACGGCCGGTGCGCCGCGTTCTCCGCCGGGGCGAACGGGTTCGTCCGGGGCGAGGGCGTCGCGGCCCTGTACGTGAAGACGCTGCGGCGGGCGCTGGAGGACGGCGACCGCGTGCACGGCGTGATCGTCCGGACGGTCGTCAACAACGACGGCGGCGGCGACAGCCTCGTCACCCCCTCCGGGGACGGCCAGGAGGACCTGCTGCGCCGCGCCTACCTCGAGGGCGGCGTGCCGTACCAGGCGCTGTCGTACCTGGAGGCGCACGGCACCGGGACCGGCCGGGGCGACCCGATCGAGGCCACCGCCATCGGGCGGGTGCTGGGCTCCGTCCGGGACGGCGGCCCCCTCCCGATCGGCTCCATCAAGACCAACATCGGGCATCTGGAGGCGTCCGCCGGGCTGGCCGGGCTGTTCAAGGTGCTGCTGGCGCTGCGGCACCGCGTGGTGCCGCCCAGCCTGCACTCGGCGGAGCTCAACCCCGCGATCCCCTTCGACGACCTGAACGTGCGCGTCGTGCGGGAACCGCTGCCGCTCCCGGACAGCGGCCCCCTCTACATGGGGGTCAACTCCTTCGGCTGGGGCGGCACCAACGCCCACGTGGTGGTGCGCAGCGCCCCGGCCGCCGCCACCGGGGAGCCCGCCACCGGGGAGCCCGCCACCGGTGCGGCCGTCGCCGGGGAGCGGGTGCCGGCCGGCCTGCCGCCCTTCCTCCCGCTGTCGGCGACGGACGAGCCGGTCCTCGCGGAACGCGCCGGGCTGCTCGCGGACGCGCTGCCGGGGACGGACGCGGACCTGCGGGCGGCGGCGGGCACGCTCGCCCACCGCCGCGACCACTTCCCGGTGCGCGCCGCGTTCACCGTGACCGGCCCGGAGGAGCTCCGGGCGGCCCTGCGCGCGGTGGCGGACGGGGACGGCGACGGCGCGGCGGCGTCCGGCCGGGCCGTCGCCCGGGGGCGGACCGCGTTCGTCTTCCCGGGCCAGGGGTCCCAGTGGACGGAGATGGCCCGCGACCTGTACCGGGACAGCCCGCTGTTCGCCGACGTCGTCGGCCGCTGCGCGGAGGCGCTGCGGCCGCACGTCTCCTGGGATCCGGTCGCGGTGCTGTCCGGCGAGGCCGGGGACGAGTGGACGGGCCGCATCGACATGCTGCAGCCGGTCCTGTGGGCGATGTCGCTGGGGCTCGCGGAACTCTGGCGGGCCGCGGGCGTCGAACCGGACGTCGTCCTCGGGCACAGCCAGGGCGAGATCACCGCCGCGACGTTCGCCGGGATCCTGCCGATCGAGGACGCCGCCCTGGTGATGGCGCGGCGCAGCGCCATCGCCCGCCGCACCTCGGGGCGCGGCCGGATGCTGGCGGTCGACCTCGGCCGGGACGCGGCGGTCGCCGCGCTGGAGGGCTTCGAGGACAGCGTGTCCCTCGCCGTCCACAACGGTCCCAGTTCCTGCGTGCTGTCCGGCGACGGCGACTCGGTGCTGCTGCTCAAGGAGCTGCTGGAGGCGGACGGCGTCTACTGCCGGCTCGTGAACGTGGACTACGCCTCGCACAGCCCGCAGATGGACCCGCTGCGGGAGGAGCTGCTCACCGCCCTCGCCCCCGCCGCCCCGCGCGCCGGATCCATCGAGCTGATGTCGACGGTGCGCAACGGCGTGCTGGCGGGCCCGGAGATGGACGCCGCGTACTGGGCGGAGAACCTGCGCAGCCCCGTGCTGTTCGCCGACGCGATGACCGGGGTGCTGGACGCGGGCGTCACCCACGTCGTGGAGGTCAGCCCGCACCCGGTGCTCGTCCCGGCCGTCGAGCAGCTCACCGCCGGGCGGCCCGGTCCGCCCGCCGTGCTGCGCACGCTGCGCCGCGGGCAGGGCACCTGCGCGGACTTCACCGAGGCGCTCGCCGCCGCGTACGTCGCCGGGCTCGAACCGTTCGGGGCGCTGCCCGCGGCGGCGCCCGTCCCGGTGCCCGGCTACCCGCTGCGGCGGGACCGCCACTGGACGGACGAGCGGCGCCGCGGCTCCGGCGCCGCCCGGGGGCTGGAGGCAGAGCCCGCACCGGCGCCCGGCGAGCCCGGCCGCTGGCACACGGCGCTGGAGCTGTCGGTCGCGGACCTGCCGTACCTCGGCGACCACCGGGTGTACGACGCGGCGGTCCTGCCCGCCGCCGGGATGCTGACCCTGCTGCTGAACGCCGCCCGGTCCCGGTTCGGCGGGCGGCCCCGCCTGCTGGAGGACGTCGGGTTCCGCGAGGAGATCGCGCTCGGCGACACCCCCGTGCAGGTGACGGTCGAGTGGCGCGACGACCTGCCGGGCGGCGGGCGGCTGCGGCTGCTGTCGCTGCCGGAGGGCGGCTCGTCCTGGGAGGTGAACGCCACCGGCTACGCCTCCGGCGAGCCCGCCGCCGGGACGGCCGGAGAACCGCCCGCGCCGTCGTTCCCGGACTGGGCGGACGAGGCGGACGCGGCCCCCGTCGACGGCTTCTACCGCGACTGCGCGGAGCGCGGCCTCGGGTACGGGACCGCGTTCCAGTCGGTGCGGACTCTGCACCTGCATCCGGACGGTGGCGAGGCCGTCGGGGAGGTGCGCCTGGACGAGCGGCTGCGCGCCGGGGCCCGCCCGCACACGTGGCATCCGGCGCTGTGGGACGGCGCCCTCCAGGTCGCGCTGAACCTCGTCGGCGGGGACGGGGCGCCGGTCCCGACCGCCGTGGAACGGGTCGTCCTGCGGGCCGACCCCGGCGAGGCCGTCACCGAGGTGTGGTCGCACGCGGTGCGCCGCGCCGACGGGCTGATCGACGTCGAGCTGTTCGACGCCGACCGCGCCCCGCTCATGTCCGTGCTGGGCCTCCGGCTCACCCCGCTGCCGGGCGCGGGCGGCGGGGCGTCCGACGAGGAGCGGCTGCACGCCCTGCGGTGGGTCGACGTCACCGAGACCAGGGGCGCCGCCTCGGCGGCGGCACCGGGCCGCTGGGTGGTGTGCGGCGGGGCCGACGGCTCCGCCGCCGAGCTGGCGAAGGCGCTGACGGCGGCCGGTGCCGACACCGTCGCGGACGCGGCGGTGCTCGGCGACGCGGCCGCCGAGGTCGACGCGGTGGTGTTCGCCGCCCCGCCGGCCGAGGCCGGGCCGGACGAGCAGCGGCGCGGCCTGACCGAGCTGGCGGCGCTGGCGGGCGCGTGCGCCCGCCGGGACGCCGCCCCGGCCCTCGCGGTCGTCACCACCCGGGCGCAGGCCGCCGACCCCGCCGACCTGCCCGATCCGGGCGCGGCGCTGTACTGGGGATTCGTCCGGGTGCTGCGGCAGGAGCACGGCGAACTCGCCCCCCGCCTCATCGACGTGAACCCCGCGGACCCGGCCTGGGCCACCACGTGCGCGGCCGAGCTCCTCACCGACGACGGCGAGGACCAGGTGGCGCTGCGGGACGGCCGGACGCTGGGGGCGCGCCTCGTCCGGGGGTCCGCCGACGAACCCGCGGACCCGCCCCCCTGGCGGACCCTCCCGCAGCCGTTCGAGGTCGAGACCGGCGCCGGGACCGGGCGGGCGCGGTGCGTCCCGCTGGACCGGCGGGCCCCCGCGGTGGGCGAGATCGAGATCGAGGTCACCGCGTTCGCCCCCGGCGGCACGGGCGGCGGCACGCTCGGCGGCTGCGCCGGCCGCGTCGTCGCCGTCGGGCCGGCCGCCGTCGGCACGGATGTCGCAACGGACGTCGCAACGGACGCCGGGGCCTTCGCGCCCGGCGATCTCGTCGCGGCGTGCACCGCGAGCCGTCCCGCCAGCCACGTCACCGTGCGGGCGGAGCACGCCCGTCCCGTCCCGGCCGGGCTCGCCGACGCGGACGCCGCGGCGCTCGCGCCCGGCCTGGCCACCGCGTGGCACGCGCTGACCGACCTCGGGAGGCTCGACGCGGGCGAGAGCGTGCTGGTGCACGGCGCGGCCACCGGCACGGGCACGGCCGCCGTGCGGCTCGCCGGCGCGCTCGGTGCGCGCGTGCTCGCCACGGCGGACGGCGCGGACGAGCGCGAACACCTGCGCGAGCTCGGCGTCGAGGACGTCCTGGACGGCGGCGGCCGGAGCTGGGCGGCGCGCACCCGTGAGCTGACCGGCGGGCGCGGCGCCGACGTCGTCGTCAACGCGGTTCCGGGGGCCGCCGTGCGGCTCGCCCTGGAGGCGCTCGCCGACGACGGCCGGCTCGTCCACCTGGGCGCGCCCGGCGACGCCGGCGGTGCCGTGCCGCCCCCGGCGGCGGCGTCGCCGTCGCCGACCCGTCCGGGCTGGCCGAGCGCCGCCCGCGGCGGCTGGCGCGGGCGCTGCGGGAGTCGTGGGACCTGCTCGCCGACGGCCGGATCGGTCCCGCCGCCGCTCGCCCCCGCACGTTCGCCGAGGCGCTCGACGCGGGGCTCGACGCGGGGCTCGACGCGGGGCTCGACGTGCCGGAGACGGACGGTCCCGGACCGGTCGTGCTGA
- a CDS encoding beta-ketoacyl reductase, with amino-acid sequence MPETDGPGPVVLTDPASAGPVAPVPMPGGALRARGTYLITGGLGALGLSLAEYLAAHGAGALLLAGRSDPAPEAAARLDALRDRGTRVQTVRCDVADADALRAALDGARPDLPPLRGVVHAAGVLDDATIDTLTAGQVETVLAPKVGGVRALDAATAGDPLDFFVLFSSAAALVGNAGQAAYAAANSYLDAFAEARRRRGLPALSVQWGPFTEVGLAAGDRDRGDRLAERGMGGFPPAEAWPALARLLERDEPVAGYVPIDLRQWFDAFPGTAALKSWERLHAAALRGRDAGAAGGEFRDGLLRVPPEERAALVEAKVRELAGRVLRFDADRIGGDAPFKSLGLDSLMSLELRNRLEAAFGLRLSPTLLWTYGNPAALAGALCEQLSGEGSR; translated from the coding sequence GTGCCGGAGACGGACGGTCCCGGACCGGTCGTGCTGACCGATCCGGCGTCGGCGGGGCCGGTGGCGCCGGTGCCGATGCCGGGCGGCGCACTGCGGGCCCGCGGCACCTACCTGATCACCGGCGGCCTCGGCGCGCTCGGCCTGTCCCTGGCCGAGTACCTGGCCGCGCACGGCGCGGGCGCGCTGCTGCTGGCGGGCCGGTCGGACCCGGCGCCCGAGGCGGCGGCGCGGCTGGATGCGCTGCGGGACCGGGGCACCCGCGTCCAGACCGTCCGGTGCGACGTCGCCGACGCGGACGCCCTGCGGGCGGCCCTGGACGGCGCGCGGCCGGACCTGCCGCCGCTGCGCGGCGTCGTCCACGCGGCGGGCGTCCTCGACGACGCCACCATCGACACCCTGACCGCCGGGCAGGTCGAGACCGTCCTGGCGCCCAAGGTCGGCGGCGTCCGGGCCCTGGACGCGGCGACGGCCGGGGACCCGCTCGACTTCTTCGTGCTGTTCTCCTCCGCCGCCGCGCTGGTCGGCAACGCCGGGCAGGCCGCGTACGCCGCGGCGAACTCCTACCTCGACGCGTTCGCCGAGGCGCGCCGCCGCCGGGGCCTGCCCGCGCTCAGCGTGCAGTGGGGCCCGTTCACCGAGGTGGGGCTCGCGGCGGGCGACCGGGACCGCGGGGACCGGCTCGCCGAGCGCGGGATGGGCGGCTTCCCGCCCGCCGAGGCGTGGCCCGCGCTGGCGCGGCTGCTGGAGCGCGACGAACCCGTCGCCGGGTACGTCCCGATCGACCTGCGGCAGTGGTTCGACGCCTTCCCCGGCACCGCCGCGCTCAAGAGCTGGGAGCGGCTGCACGCCGCGGCCCTGCGGGGCCGGGACGCGGGCGCGGCAGGCGGCGAGTTCCGCGACGGCCTGCTGCGGGTCCCGCCGGAGGAACGGGCGGCGCTGGTGGAGGCGAAGGTGCGCGAGCTGGCGGGCCGGGTGCTGCGCTTCGACGCCGACCGCATCGGCGGCGACGCCCCGTTCAAGTCGCTGGGGCTCGACTCGCTGATGAGCCTGGAACTGCGCAACCGCCTGGAGGCCGCGTTCGGGCTGCGGCTCTCCCCGACCCTGCTGTGGACCTACGGAAACCCGGCCGCCCTGGCGGGCGCCCTGTGCGAGCAACTGTCCGGCGAAGGATCCCGGTAG